The genomic window CTTGCTGCTGCTACTGGAGCAGAATATGCTATAGCAATCCAAGGACGCATTCCTAAACGGTAGGATAGTTCCCATTCACGTCCCATGTAGCAGAATATGCCAATCAGGAAGTGGAAGATTACCAATTGGTAAGGGCCGCCGTTGTACAACCACTCATCTAAGGATGCTGCTTCCCAAATTGGGTAGAAGTGCAAGCCGATAGCGTTGGAGGAAGGTACTACTGCACCAGAGATGATGTTGTTTCCGTAGATTAAAGAACCTGCCACGGGTTCACGGATACCATCGATGTCTACTGGAGGTGCGGCGATGAAGGCGATTACGAAGCAAGCGGTGGCGGCTAGCAGGGTGGGGATCATGACAACGCCGAACCAACCGATGTAGATCCGGTTGTTGGTGCTGGTGATCCACTCACAGAATCGATCCCATACGTTGGCGCTTTCGCGACGTTGAATGGTTGTTGTCATTGTTTTATAAGTGCGGTTAGTTATTTATGAATCAGACGGTTTTGTTTTCGCCTGTGAAACTACTTTACACTGCTTTACAATTTTTAACCAACTGTATCGCTTTTGCAAAGCTGATAGAATCTATTAGCTTTACTTATTTAAAGGTAGGAAGGTGGGTAGATGTAGTTCAACCCAGGCATCGGGCTTTGCGATTGCGTACCCACCCGACAGAGGCGATCGCACCCTTGGGTTCTGTTATCTATATATATAGTAGAATTCCTTTACAAACCTTAAAAAAAGGCGATGTCTACGACGGGCTACGCCTACGCCCTCCAGTTATTTTAGATAATTCATGCACACAGCACTTACGCGCCAATTCCAGATAATTGTTACAAAAAAGCCCGGTCACGATAGTAACCGGGCTTTTAGCTATCTCAATCTATCAAAGGAGGTAGAGTAATCTGATCACAAGCTATTAGGCAGCAGGTTGTTCCAAATTAATCTTGACAACTTTGTTCTTTTCTTGCTCAGTTTTAGGCAATGTCAGATTCAAGATGCCATCTTTATAATCTGCCGTAACGTTAGTATTTTGAATCCGAGCAGATAGAGGAATCACGCGTTTGAATTTCCCGTAGTGAAACTCACTTTTGGTAATACCTTTTTCCTCAGTTTTAGTTTCAGACTTCCGCTCACCGCTAACATAAACAGCGTTTTCTGTGACTTGTACATCCAAGTCTTTAGCTTCTATTCCTGGAAGTTCTAGCTTCAGATGAATAGCATCTTCAGTTTCTTGTATCTCAGCAGCAGGAACTTTGCTCAAGCCTCTATCTAACAATGCAGATGGTACTCTGGTGTCTTCAAATAAATTATTGAGTTGACGTTGTAGAGTGTCAATTTCTCTCCAAGAATTCCAACGAACTAATGTCATAACTCTTCCTCGCATCAAATAGCTTTTGTTTAATCAGTTTTGCACTTCAGTTAGTGCTTACATATTCATATTATGTAGAGTTAAGCCTGCTGTCTATTCGGTTATTAGCACCAAGTGATTGATGATTACCGTCTCCAATTAGACATGAAATAAAATTACGGTTTGCCCTAATTTGTATGTTCGGTAAACCCGAATCAAAAAATATATTCAAGCATAGTTAATCAATAAATTTGCTGTTGAAGGAGATAGTGCAGAAATGCGATGCCTGCGTTGGGCTACGCCTACGACTGAGTAATAGCGCTGCATAATTTTTTAGATTACCTCAGTTAAATACATACAGCAGATTTCAAGTTTGTGAGTTACAAAAATACCCCACCTGCGCTGTCGCCTCCCTGATGCCTTGGGGAGGGTTGGGGAGGGGTGTACTTTATTTACTTGCAAAGCGCTGTTTCTGTTCAAGTTTGTCCTAAACTTTACTCCCGATTTATTAACCAACACAGCATCAATAATAAAACTCTTTCCCTTGCTCAATTTTGCACATATTGTTGATTCTAATGTCCTATCTAGAATCGCTAGGACTCAAATAGCCACTCATAGCAAGAGTGACACATCAATCAACACAGCTATCAAATCTAATATTTTACGCAGCCATTCCCCAAATATCAATTACCTGAAACCCTTTGATACTGCTGTTCTTGCTTATCACATTATGGGTCTTAGCAACTTTGAATGATCTGTAGGATGGGTTCAATTTTTCAGTTCTTGCGCTCAATTAGATCACCCGAATGGGTGAGGAATAAATCAACCGTTCAGGTTACCTGAGTGCAGGAAGTTGAGACTGGTAAAAAATAATACTCTATTACTCAAGAACACTAATTGCACTTTCCTCTAATTAAGGATAACCCGATGAAATTCTCTATCTTGATAGATTCTGTACTTATTGTTGGTTCTATTGCTTTATTACCTGCAATCGGTGGCGCTCAAACAGCTACTAACAATAGTGGCAAACTTATCGCTATCAACTCTAACAATTTATTCACTCATTCTCCGAACGTCAGCTACCTGAAACCCTTTGATGCTGCATTTCTAGCTTATCAAGGCAACCTGAAATCACAGGGTATTCCTAGTGGTAGTGCTTTGGTATCTCAATACCAAATAGGAAACCTCACTGCACTAGATGTGGTTAAGGCTGCTGTCAATGCTAAAAAGTTACCAGCACAAGCTTTGAATGATAGAGGTTACCTAAACGCTGTCGATTCGCAACTGACATCATTCGGTAACACTAATGATTTATCTCACTAAGTACAGTATTGCAGAGGTTCGTAACGGATTTATGAAATGCTATACTATCATATCGTTGCTTTGACAAGAAAATGCGTCACCAGAGAGGAAAAGCTACTGTCTCCCTCACTATCCCATTACCAAAAATTACTTTAACCCCTCCAATCTTGGAGGGGTTTTTAGTTGGTGGTACAGTTGCTACTCTCTGAGAGAAAAGTGCGATCGCCTTGTTTTTTTCAATTTCAGCCTGGTATTTCCTTATTAAATGCTTGTATAGCAATACTTTTAGGCTAGTATAGCTCTGGTGTCACGAACCATCAGATTATCCTGCTACCACCAAGGTGCGACACCGAATAGCCCGTCGTACCCCTACAATACAAGCAAGCTACACGTAGCGGCTGGCAAAGAAGACATCCTTTGGGGGTAGTGGTAGCCTATCACCTCCTGGAAAAAAGGGTCGTGTAATAAATTATTTACTGTTCTATCAAATTAACGTTGTTAAGTAACTCAGCAGGTGTAGTTCTCACCTCCAGGCTGTGTTAAATATTGTGGCGCAAAACAGGAGTATAGATACGTTGCAAAAGCTTTCTCCAGAATCTCCTCTATTTGTTTTGTTAATTATTATTAGTTTTCTAGTAGTAACTTTATCAACTTGGTTATCATCTAAACCATTTGTTTTAAAACCATTTGGGTTTAATGATATTATCCAGTTACTCACATTACAGTTATTTATTTCTTTGTTGCTAGAGCGTTCTTTAGAAGTTTTTATAACTACTTGGCGAGGCCCATTCGTCGAACAACTAGATATTAGTATTCAGCAAGAAAAGGCTCTCATGTCTGAGAAGATAAGACTTATGGAAGTCCAACAGAAACAATTTCCTTCTTTGGAATCAAATCAAGTCAGTGGACTACCACCTGAAGGAATGAGTTTAGAACAACAAATCATCCAAAATTTCACACAAAATCAACAAGACTCATTAAAAATTTTCCAGCCACAAATTGATGATTTAAATGAAAAAGAGCGTCAAAGAACAGCCTATAAATCTGATACACGAATAATTGCTCTATGGACATCCCTTTTATTCGGTCTTTTAATGAGCGCAATAGGTATTCGCTCAATCGAACCACTTGTAGTTATTGATTTAGATAATCCAATACAAGTAGTTATTTTCCGTTGTTTAGATGCATTGCTTACAGGAGGCTTAATTGCAGGAGGTAGCGAGGGAATCCATAAGCTCATAAAAGTTTTTATCGACTTTATGGAAGTTACATCTAAACAAATCAAAAATCAAGGATTATCTTGATAAACTTTATCCAGCTTTAATCCCAATGGGAGAGAAACTAAAGAACGGATTTCTCTGGCAGTGGAGTATTGCAGTTGCCAAGCTCCCTCCAGCAAATAAGTAGCGTTAATAAGAGGATTGAGATTGGGATTGACGCTCTCCAGTTCCGTCGTCAATTGTTCAATTTCTTCGGCTAAAGTTTTGTCTAGCTTCAAATTGGTAACGGGAGAACCATCGCTCTTGGTTTGAATCTTCTCAAGCTTGGCTTGTAATTTTTCCTTAATTAAGAGTTGATTGTTCAATGGTTGAAGATTCTCCTTTAGAGAATGTTTTAAAAGTTACTAGTGATGTATCAAATACTTTTAGACTCTCCTAAATCTCCCTTAAAAAGAGGGACTTTGAATTTGGGACTGACAAAAAATAAATTATCCAAAATTATTTGTACATTTGTAGGGGCGCAAGGCCTTGCGCCCCTACGTTCGCGGAGCGTCCCGCAGGGATGGGATGTTTTTTTAACTGGAAGTCCCTTATCTAGATGAGATTAGTCAAT from Nostoc sp. UHCC 0926 includes these protein-coding regions:
- a CDS encoding Hsp20/alpha crystallin family protein, with the protein product MTLVRWNSWREIDTLQRQLNNLFEDTRVPSALLDRGLSKVPAAEIQETEDAIHLKLELPGIEAKDLDVQVTENAVYVSGERKSETKTEEKGITKSEFHYGKFKRVIPLSARIQNTNVTADYKDGILNLTLPKTEQEKNKVVKINLEQPAA